From the genome of Alphaproteobacteria bacterium, one region includes:
- a CDS encoding ribonuclease D produces the protein MTIYLHEHDLPSSFNAGPAVAIDTEAMGLNIKRDRLCLVQVSTGDGTAHLVKVAADPKPAPHLTKILTNPGCEKIFHYARFDVAHLKNTFKCEMPTVFCTKIASKLARTYTSRHGLKDLCQELLNIQLDKACQTSNWSAPTLSDSQKAYAAQDVLYLHQLRETLVNRLTELNRLSLAKKLFHSVDALTDTELAGFSSEFVLSHE, from the coding sequence ATGACCATTTATCTACACGAGCACGATCTTCCGTCATCTTTTAATGCTGGCCCTGCCGTTGCCATCGATACAGAAGCCATGGGCCTTAACATCAAACGGGATCGTTTGTGTTTGGTGCAAGTGTCAACAGGGGATGGGACAGCGCATCTGGTTAAAGTTGCTGCTGATCCGAAACCAGCGCCGCATCTCACAAAAATACTCACCAACCCAGGCTGTGAAAAAATTTTTCATTATGCGCGGTTTGATGTTGCTCATCTAAAAAACACGTTTAAGTGCGAGATGCCCACTGTTTTTTGCACCAAGATTGCCTCCAAACTCGCCCGCACATATACGTCGCGGCACGGGCTCAAAGATTTGTGTCAAGAACTGCTCAATATCCAGTTGGATAAAGCCTGTCAAACCAGTAATTGGTCAGCGCCAACTCTCAGCGACAGTCAAAAAGCTTATGCCGCTCAAGATGTTTTATACCTCCATCAGCTCAGAGAAACCCTGGTCAACCGCCTGACAGAGCTCAATCGGCTCTCTCTGGCTAAAAAGCTATTTCACTCCGTTGATGCCCTGACCGATACAGAATTAGCTGGATTCTCATCCGAATTCGTATTATCACATGAATAA